A genomic window from Silene latifolia isolate original U9 population chromosome 11, ASM4854445v1, whole genome shotgun sequence includes:
- the LOC141615428 gene encoding uncharacterized protein LOC141615428: protein MPDKLQSHGDGCYTLKIGQLSSLEDEFASKTSLSKNGQVSSLEDEFASKASLLDGGGCENFRPTAEDAEDSEETTEDYSDDCDDSDDSEETTEDYQYSSDDNDYNIDNDYDILPPFHSFIYICFLDTIHMWGESSIYLPIYNIKNSHWYICLKDDPPEGCDPRAHHLNLLEQVVGSDAKEVYNDVCGETEFTAVLTDKEHENFIG, encoded by the exons ATGCCCGACAAACTTCAAAGTCATGGCGATGGATGCTATAC ATTGAAGATTGGACAACTAAGTAGTCTAGAGGATGAATTTGCTTCCAAAACCAGTTT ATCGAAGAATGGACAAGTAAGTAGTCTAGAGGATGAATTTGCTTCCAAAGCCAGTTT GCTGGATGGTGGAGGTTGTGAAAATTTTAGACCCACGGCTGAAGATGCTGAAGATTCTGAAGAGACTACGGAAGATTATTCTGATGATTGTGATGATTCTGATGATTCTGAAGAGACTACGGAAGATTATCAG TATTCGTCCGATGACAATGACTATAACATAGACAATGACTATgacatacttcctccattccattCATTTATATACATTTGCTTTTTGGACACTATTCATATGTGGGGAGAATCATCGATATATCTTCCGATATATAACATAAaaaatagtcat TGGTATATTTGCTTGAAAGACGATCCACCAGAAGGTTGTGATCCAAGAGCACACCATTTGAATCTCTTGGAACAAGTTGTCGGCAG TGATGCAAAAGAAGTTTACAATGATGTCTGCGGTGAAACTGAGTTTACAGCTGTTCTTACAGACAAGGAGCATGAAAATTTCATTGGTTAG